From the Oscarella lobularis chromosome 13, ooOscLobu1.1, whole genome shotgun sequence genome, one window contains:
- the LOC136194570 gene encoding uncharacterized protein isoform X1, giving the protein MAIVEGNVDLFVLTVTAPEQQAAKKVIQKAAGKAMEKRDCLNTITKELAVVIHYVEWDDFFESKESGPAKIALACASEMGLESSAQGVVLISQTTLKPSVIVMVGICAGYEKGVNLGDVLVPFCITRASGKEYADKTFAASAKFTEIDLSLKKILTSEATSSKSSWGRFIPDDMTSTPSPVYLHDFILSKIPPPGKTVSFGAVYRAIKKEKPEWTKEAISIHTLKEVVCKIQLETEGFVTSNDAFGEKMSLERTSKGQQYVEAKSVGGQTDFPKNPTNPAICIAEVYSGNTANENINFKKIGEDERPRKFAGYEMEGYSFLCSAEKNLPRAHRLFAKGVSDLGSPQSKMDYYQPYCAASAMAVVCHLFKGRDFLFERGRDTIAHNYDEIVKSLMTEACFSSVLCSAGPTRPRPSAAPPEALTPGESTIAHNYDEIVKSLMTEACFSSGLCSAGPTRPRPSAAPPEALTPGESLLSEETPISDEVGTKKPAQDDGLPSDETPVNDEVALAVSHTAFVFWQQIADTLKVQTININKDTAISKLHEVIKLWILAAKTIPTVGKLLRACELNGVGRLSIAQKYKEIRLLRL; this is encoded by the exons ATGGCCATTGTCGAAGGAAACGTCGACTTGTTCGTTCTTACGGTGACTGCGCCTGAGCAACAGGCCGCGAAAAAAGTGATTCAAAAGGCGGCTGGCAAAGCGATGGAAAAAAGAGACTGCCTCAATACGATAACAAAAGAACTCGCCGTTGTAATCCATTACGTCGAATGGGACGACTTTttcgaaagcaaagagagCGGTCCCGCAAAAATCGCATTAGCGTGCGCCTCAGAGATGGGGCTCGAATCGTCCGCTCAAGGAGTGGTGCTCATCTCGCAGACGACGCTCAAACCGTCGGTAATTGTTATGGTGGGAATATGCGCCGGGTACGAAAAGGGAGTCAATCTCGGAGACGTTCTCGTGCCGTTTTGCATAACGAGAGCTTCCGGAAAAGAATACGCCGATAAAACGTTCGCTGCCAGCGCCAAGTTCACCGAAATAGATTTGAGTCTGAAGAAAATTCTAACTTCCGAGGCAACCAGTAGCAAGAGCAGTTGGGGGAGATTCATTCCGGACGacatgacgtcgacgccgtcgcctgTTTATCTTCACGATTTCATTCTCTCTAAA ATACCGCCACCTGGCAAAACAGTATCATTTGGTGCCGTCTACCGGGCaataaagaaggaaaaaccCGAATGGACGAAAGAAGCAATTTCAATCCATACTCTCAAAGAAGTGGTTTGCAAAATCCAGCTAGAAACGGAAGGCTTTGTAACTTCTAATGACGCTTTTGGAGAAAAAATGTCTCTTGAGCGTACCAGCAAAGGACAACAGTACGTCGAAGCGAAGTCAGTCGGAGGACAGACTGACTTTCCGAAAAATCCTACAAATCCGGCCATTTGCATAGCTGAAGTTTATTCTGGCAACACTGCTAATGAAAACATCAATTTCAAGAAAATaggcgaagacgagcgaCCCAGAAAATTTGCCGGATACGAAATGGAGGGCTATTCCTTTCTGTGTAGCGCTGAAAAAAACCTGCCACGTGCTCACCGTCTCTTTGCCAAAGGCGTCTCCGATCTCGGCTCGCCTCAGTCTAAAATGGATTACTATCAACCGTACTGCGCCGCCTCTGCAATGGCTGTTGTATGCCACTTGTTCAAAGGTAGAGATTTCCTTTTCGAACGAGGTAGGGACACTATAGCTCACAATTACGATGAAATCGTGAAAAGTTTAATGACAGAAGCATGTTTTTCATCAGTATTATGTTCAGCAGGTCCGACAAGACCGAGACCAAGCGCAGCACCACCAGAAGCTCTAACACCAGGCGAAAGTACTATAGCTCACAATTACGATGAAATCGTGAAAAGTTTAATGACAGAAGCATGTTTTTCATCAGGATTATGTTCAGCAGGTCCGACAAGACCGAGACCAAGCGCAGCACCACCAGAAGCTCTAACACCAGGCGAAAGTCTACTTTCGGAAGAGACTCCAATTAGCGATGAAGTAGGCACAAAAAAGCCAGCGCAAGATGACGGTCTACCTTCGGACGAGACTCCAGTTAACGATGAAGTTGCACTGGCTGTCAGCCACACGGCCTTTGTTTTCTGGCAGCAAATTGCAGATACTTTAAAAGTCCAGACAATAAATATCAACAAAGACACAGCGATTTCGAAACTACATGAAGTGATTAAACTCTGGATACTGGCGGCAAAAACAATACCTACCGTTGGTAAGTTGTTGAGAGCATGTGAACTGAACGGCGTAGGACGACTTTCCATTGCTCAAAAGTACAAGGAAATCAGATTGCTGAGACTCTAG
- the LOC136194570 gene encoding uncharacterized protein isoform X2 produces the protein MAIVEGNVDLFVLTVTAPEQQAAKKVIQKAAGKAMEKRDCLNTITKELAVVIHYVEWDDFFESKESGPAKIALACASEMGLESSAQGVVLISQTTLKPSVIVMVGICAGYEKGVNLGDVLVPFCITRASGKEYADKTFAASAKFTEIDLSLKKILTSEATSSKSSWGRFIPDDMTSTPSPVYLHDFILSKIPPPGKTVSFGAVYRAIKKEKPEWTKEAISIHTLKEVVCKIQLETEGFVTSNDAFGEKMSLERTSKGQQYVEAKSVGGQTDFPKNPTNPAICIAEVYSGNTANENINFKKIGEDERPRKFAGYEMEGYSFLCSAEKNLPRAHRLFAKGVSDLGSPQSKMDYYQPYCAASAMAVVCHLFKGRDFLFERGRDTIAHNYDEIVKSLMTEACFSSVLCSAGPTRPRPSAAPPEALTPGERLCSAGPTRPRPSAAPPEALTPGESLLSEETPISDEVGTKKPAQDDGLPSDETPVNDEVALAVSHTAFVFWQQIADTLKVQTININKDTAISKLHEVIKLWILAAKTIPTVGKLLRACELNGVGRLSIAQKYKEIRLLRL, from the exons ATGGCCATTGTCGAAGGAAACGTCGACTTGTTCGTTCTTACGGTGACTGCGCCTGAGCAACAGGCCGCGAAAAAAGTGATTCAAAAGGCGGCTGGCAAAGCGATGGAAAAAAGAGACTGCCTCAATACGATAACAAAAGAACTCGCCGTTGTAATCCATTACGTCGAATGGGACGACTTTttcgaaagcaaagagagCGGTCCCGCAAAAATCGCATTAGCGTGCGCCTCAGAGATGGGGCTCGAATCGTCCGCTCAAGGAGTGGTGCTCATCTCGCAGACGACGCTCAAACCGTCGGTAATTGTTATGGTGGGAATATGCGCCGGGTACGAAAAGGGAGTCAATCTCGGAGACGTTCTCGTGCCGTTTTGCATAACGAGAGCTTCCGGAAAAGAATACGCCGATAAAACGTTCGCTGCCAGCGCCAAGTTCACCGAAATAGATTTGAGTCTGAAGAAAATTCTAACTTCCGAGGCAACCAGTAGCAAGAGCAGTTGGGGGAGATTCATTCCGGACGacatgacgtcgacgccgtcgcctgTTTATCTTCACGATTTCATTCTCTCTAAA ATACCGCCACCTGGCAAAACAGTATCATTTGGTGCCGTCTACCGGGCaataaagaaggaaaaaccCGAATGGACGAAAGAAGCAATTTCAATCCATACTCTCAAAGAAGTGGTTTGCAAAATCCAGCTAGAAACGGAAGGCTTTGTAACTTCTAATGACGCTTTTGGAGAAAAAATGTCTCTTGAGCGTACCAGCAAAGGACAACAGTACGTCGAAGCGAAGTCAGTCGGAGGACAGACTGACTTTCCGAAAAATCCTACAAATCCGGCCATTTGCATAGCTGAAGTTTATTCTGGCAACACTGCTAATGAAAACATCAATTTCAAGAAAATaggcgaagacgagcgaCCCAGAAAATTTGCCGGATACGAAATGGAGGGCTATTCCTTTCTGTGTAGCGCTGAAAAAAACCTGCCACGTGCTCACCGTCTCTTTGCCAAAGGCGTCTCCGATCTCGGCTCGCCTCAGTCTAAAATGGATTACTATCAACCGTACTGCGCCGCCTCTGCAATGGCTGTTGTATGCCACTTGTTCAAAGGTAGAGATTTCCTTTTCGAACGAGGTAGGGACACTATAGCTCACAATTACGATGAAATCGTGAAAAGTTTAATGACAGAAGCATGTTTTTCATCAGTATTATGTTCAGCAGGTCCGACAAGACCGAGACCAAGCGCAGCACCACCAGAAGCTCTAACACCAGGCGAAA GATTATGTTCAGCAGGTCCGACAAGACCGAGACCAAGCGCAGCACCACCAGAAGCTCTAACACCAGGCGAAAGTCTACTTTCGGAAGAGACTCCAATTAGCGATGAAGTAGGCACAAAAAAGCCAGCGCAAGATGACGGTCTACCTTCGGACGAGACTCCAGTTAACGATGAAGTTGCACTGGCTGTCAGCCACACGGCCTTTGTTTTCTGGCAGCAAATTGCAGATACTTTAAAAGTCCAGACAATAAATATCAACAAAGACACAGCGATTTCGAAACTACATGAAGTGATTAAACTCTGGATACTGGCGGCAAAAACAATACCTACCGTTGGTAAGTTGTTGAGAGCATGTGAACTGAACGGCGTAGGACGACTTTCCATTGCTCAAAAGTACAAGGAAATCAGATTGCTGAGACTCTAG